In one window of Methanosarcina vacuolata Z-761 DNA:
- a CDS encoding type 1 glutamine amidotransferase family protein has translation MKSTVYLYVFDTMADWEIGYLSAELNSGRFYRKESQPLRIVTVGIDNTPVITMGGIKIIPDIGHEEFIIEDAAALILPGGNTWTEPIHDPILKKAEECLQKGVVVGAICGATMGLAEKGMLNNRWHTSNDLGFLKMMCPNYAGEMYYKQEPAVTDGNLITASGTASLEFTVHVLKKLDVFSLETLDSWYNLYRTQEPKYFYELISSIQ, from the coding sequence ATGAAAAGCACAGTATATCTTTACGTATTTGACACAATGGCTGACTGGGAAATCGGTTATTTAAGCGCTGAATTAAACTCGGGAAGATTCTATAGAAAAGAGTCGCAGCCTTTAAGAATAGTCACAGTTGGCATAGATAATACTCCTGTAATTACAATGGGTGGCATAAAAATAATACCTGATATCGGACATGAAGAATTTATCATTGAAGATGCTGCAGCCCTGATCCTCCCTGGCGGAAATACATGGACAGAACCGATTCACGACCCAATTCTAAAAAAGGCTGAAGAGTGTTTGCAGAAAGGTGTAGTTGTTGGGGCGATTTGCGGCGCTACAATGGGACTTGCTGAAAAAGGGATGCTGAATAATAGATGGCACACCAGCAATGATCTCGGATTTCTTAAAATGATGTGTCCAAACTATGCAGGAGAAATGTATTATAAACAAGAACCGGCTGTAACTGACGGAAATCTGATTACTGCTTCCGGAACAGCTTCACTGGAATTTACTGTTCATGTGTTGAAGAAACTGGACGTATTCTCGCTGGAAACGTTAGATTCATGGTACAATCTTTATCGTACTCAAGAACCGAAATATTTCTATGAACTAATTAGCTCTATTCAATGA
- the hflX gene encoding GTPase HflX: MSTEQKSNNGSDNGNRVILVKRTIPNSDSEREEYLLQELRELAKAAGYLPVGELKQTRNPDSKYQLGRGKIEELAELVRSAGAEKVIFYNRLSTTQLFNISEICRCQVIDKFQLILEIFAKRATTHRSKLQVELARLRYEVPRARAVVSLLKKEERAGFMGLGDYEDSYEQDLKKRITRIQNELESAEKDDESLRTLRHRKGFSLISLAGYTNAGKSTLFNAIVNESVEAKNMLFTTLVPMTRALDLGGRKALLTDTVGFIEDLPHWLVDAFKSTLDEIFLSDLILLVVDASEKPETILQKLSTSHDTLWDRIRGVPIITVLNKADLVNESELEAIMDHIGYMAPNPVFVSAKKGTGMAALKDEIIKHLPPWCFCSLSLPNSEKGMSILSWLYEEGIVHNVEFGEQIFLDYEARTEIISRAHALLEPQEAQRSE; encoded by the coding sequence ATTTCAACTGAACAGAAATCCAATAACGGATCCGACAACGGTAACAGGGTAATTCTCGTTAAAAGAACAATTCCCAATTCGGACTCTGAACGTGAAGAATACCTCTTACAGGAACTCCGAGAACTTGCAAAGGCTGCAGGTTACCTGCCGGTCGGTGAGCTTAAGCAAACCAGGAATCCTGATTCAAAATACCAGCTTGGCCGGGGAAAAATAGAGGAACTTGCCGAACTTGTTAGGAGTGCGGGTGCAGAGAAAGTCATTTTCTATAACAGGCTCTCTACAACCCAGCTCTTCAATATCTCGGAAATCTGCAGATGCCAGGTTATCGATAAATTCCAGCTCATCCTTGAGATATTTGCAAAAAGAGCAACTACCCACCGTTCAAAACTCCAGGTCGAACTGGCAAGACTGAGATATGAGGTGCCAAGGGCAAGAGCTGTTGTGTCTCTCCTTAAAAAGGAGGAAAGGGCAGGCTTCATGGGGCTTGGAGACTACGAGGACTCTTATGAACAGGACCTGAAGAAGAGGATAACAAGAATTCAGAATGAGCTTGAATCTGCAGAAAAGGATGACGAATCCCTGCGGACCTTAAGGCACAGGAAAGGTTTTTCCTTGATTTCTCTTGCAGGATATACAAACGCCGGAAAAAGCACGCTTTTCAACGCAATTGTAAATGAAAGTGTTGAGGCAAAGAACATGCTTTTTACAACGCTTGTGCCCATGACCAGAGCTCTGGACCTTGGGGGGCGAAAAGCTCTTTTGACTGATACCGTGGGTTTTATAGAAGACCTTCCTCACTGGCTGGTCGATGCCTTCAAGTCCACCCTTGACGAGATTTTTCTCTCGGACCTTATACTCCTGGTAGTGGATGCAAGCGAAAAACCCGAAACGATCCTTCAGAAACTTTCGACATCTCACGATACTCTCTGGGACCGGATACGGGGAGTTCCTATTATTACCGTGCTTAATAAAGCCGATCTGGTAAATGAATCCGAGCTTGAAGCCATTATGGATCATATAGGCTATATGGCCCCGAATCCGGTCTTTGTTTCTGCGAAAAAAGGCACAGGTATGGCTGCGCTAAAAGACGAGATAATAAAACATCTGCCTCCCTGGTGTTTTTGCTCTCTTTCCCTTCCTAATTCGGAAAAAGGGATGTCAATCCTCTCATGGCTGTATGAAGAAGGAATTGTGCACAATGTTGAATTCGGAGAGCAAATCTTTCTGGATTATGAAGCAAGAACAGAAATAATTAGCCGGGCACATGCACTCCTTGAACCTCAGGAAGCTCAAAGAAGTGAGTGA
- a CDS encoding DUF2209 domain-containing protein, whose amino-acid sequence MWDIIAVDISGRHRIKGGYYMVCAAAALTVSASHIEKIKQIKILPLWQKRAPSLLDVVQLIEDTADQLSFEGTIVAEKGDMYNKPKWVTESMFSRAFKYQESIAERQSIELVHHISLSARNLLIKELEIEA is encoded by the coding sequence ATGTGGGATATTATCGCAGTAGACATCTCTGGCAGGCACAGGATTAAAGGAGGGTATTATATGGTATGTGCGGCTGCAGCGCTTACGGTTTCGGCTAGCCATATTGAAAAAATCAAGCAGATCAAAATACTTCCTCTCTGGCAAAAAAGAGCCCCCAGCCTGCTGGACGTCGTACAGCTAATCGAGGACACGGCTGACCAGCTTTCCTTTGAGGGTACGATTGTGGCAGAAAAGGGGGATATGTATAATAAACCCAAATGGGTAACCGAAAGTATGTTTTCCAGGGCTTTTAAATATCAGGAATCAATTGCCGAGAGACAATCGATTGAACTCGTGCACCATATATCCCTGAGCGCCCGCAATTTACTGATAAAAGAACTTGAAATCGAGGCGTAA
- a CDS encoding NB-ARC domain-containing protein: protein MARIYVSSTFKDLEECREKVRLSLRQMGHEDIAMEYYVAGDERPVDKCLEDVASCDLYIGIFAWRYGFVPKGYDKSITELEYRKAVETGKHCLIFLLHENAPWPRNLIDKGEDQEKIEALRNELSAEKTVSFFNTPDELASVVGSAVHNWEINNRNPVRNPVREPFHIAPIQVPSLTESFVELPVMQEIKSHLLNGSNSQGILAITAIQGLGGIGKTTLAKIVAHDKEVQSYFSNGILWVTLGQEPDKLSLLNGWIKELGDSQSNHTTVETASNHLITLLYEKHILLVVDDAWNSRDVKPFLVGGSSCQTIITTRKAYIADDLGAKCYSLNLMTEEQSLELFAKVLQDSWKENEKEHALKVAKDVGYLPLALNLAAKRRKRDYPWVKIHEALEEEIALLSVLSPRVLGKREEGLEASLNLSLKALRSYDEEAFLNFIWLGVLPDDIKVNEKMASTLWGIDKEEAGYVLEFLWEEGLLTQDSIIQLGNEKLKTYRIHDLFHDIACHYLTRSPNTENSTELPGLGLTLNEAHTSLLNRYQSKMQKVGLWHTLEDDAYIHSHLTWHMEKAGKIEDIHNLLIEETENGKNGWYEALESLELNAVFIEDLMKAWNLSEKNSEHQIEQGNKTSFIGLELRYALIYTSINSLSSNISTELLVALLETKKWNETKVFIYAQKEPDSYERVTKLISIYRIINDESMKEEVMDKALEITSRIQYDYARSNALSALVPHLDGQRKEEVIEKALEIASKIQNDYYRLNALSVLVPHLDGQRKEEVMDKALEITSRIQDDYHRSNALSALIPHLDGQRKEEVMDKALEIASRIQFDYARSNALSALIPHLDSQRKEEVIEKALEIASKSQNDYYRSNALLALVPHLDGQREEVIEKALEIASKIQDDYHRSNTLFALVPYLDGQRKEEVIEKALEITSRIQDNYYRARALSTLVPHLDGQRKEEVIEKALEIASKIQNDYYRSNVLSALVPHLDGQRKEEVMDKALEITSRIQDDYHRSNVLSALVPHLDGQRKEEVMEKALEITSRIQDDYHRSNALSALVPHLDGQRKEEVMDKALEITSRIQDDYHRSNALSALVPHLDGQRKEEVIEKALEITSRIQDDYYRLNALSVLVPHLDGQRKEEVMDKALEITSRIQDDYHRSNALSALIPHLDVQRKEEVIEKALEIASKIQDDTLRADALSVLVPHLDVQRKEEVIEKALEIASKIQDDILRADALSVLVPHLDSQRKEEAMEKALEIASKIQLDYVGVDVLCFALSSMRNSPSNKLYFLWRKGIRILREYPRSNLLSNIITLIPVMNDLGEDETLFEISRAIIDVSNWFP, encoded by the coding sequence CTACTTTTAAAGATCTTGAGGAATGCCGTGAAAAAGTAAGATTAAGTTTGAGGCAAATGGGCCATGAAGATATAGCAATGGAATATTATGTTGCTGGGGACGAAAGACCAGTTGACAAATGCCTGGAAGATGTTGCCTCTTGCGATCTATACATAGGTATTTTTGCGTGGCGATACGGTTTTGTGCCTAAAGGATATGATAAATCCATTACAGAACTTGAGTATAGAAAAGCAGTCGAAACAGGAAAACATTGCTTAATATTTTTACTACATGAAAATGCTCCCTGGCCACGTAATCTTATTGATAAAGGTGAAGATCAAGAGAAAATTGAGGCTTTAAGGAACGAATTGTCTGCTGAAAAGACAGTTAGCTTTTTTAATACACCCGACGAACTTGCCAGCGTTGTAGGCTCAGCTGTTCACAATTGGGAAATTAATAATAGAAACCCAGTTAGAAATCCAGTTCGTGAGCCTTTCCATATAGCACCCATTCAAGTCCCATCATTAACAGAATCTTTTGTAGAACTCCCTGTAATGCAAGAGATTAAAAGCCATCTCCTCAATGGTAGCAATTCGCAAGGGATACTTGCTATTACCGCAATTCAGGGACTGGGAGGCATTGGAAAAACAACCCTTGCTAAGATTGTAGCTCATGATAAAGAGGTCCAAAGTTATTTTTCAAATGGAATACTCTGGGTTACTCTTGGTCAGGAACCTGATAAACTCTCTTTGCTAAATGGCTGGATAAAGGAACTTGGAGATTCTCAATCTAATCATACAACGGTAGAAACAGCATCGAATCATTTGATAACACTGCTTTACGAAAAACACATTCTTTTAGTCGTAGATGATGCCTGGAACTCCAGGGATGTAAAACCTTTTTTAGTAGGCGGGTCCAGCTGCCAGACTATAATAACAACAAGAAAAGCTTACATAGCTGATGATTTAGGTGCAAAATGTTATTCTTTGAATTTAATGACAGAAGAGCAATCTTTAGAGTTATTTGCCAAAGTTCTGCAAGATTCCTGGAAAGAAAATGAAAAAGAGCACGCCCTTAAAGTCGCCAAAGATGTGGGTTACCTTCCATTGGCTTTAAATCTGGCAGCTAAAAGAAGAAAAAGGGACTATCCCTGGGTCAAGATACACGAAGCACTTGAAGAAGAAATTGCTCTTCTTAGTGTTTTAAGTCCACGAGTATTAGGAAAAAGAGAAGAAGGGCTGGAAGCATCTTTAAATTTAAGTTTAAAAGCTCTCAGATCCTATGATGAAGAAGCCTTTTTAAATTTTATATGGCTTGGAGTTCTGCCTGACGACATTAAAGTGAATGAAAAAATGGCTTCCACTCTTTGGGGCATAGATAAAGAAGAAGCTGGATATGTGCTGGAATTTCTATGGGAAGAAGGTCTGCTTACACAAGATTCAATAATTCAGTTGGGAAATGAAAAACTAAAAACATATCGTATACATGACCTTTTTCATGATATTGCCTGTCATTATTTGACACGTTCCCCTAATACGGAAAATAGCACAGAACTTCCTGGTTTAGGATTAACACTTAATGAAGCCCATACTTCTTTATTAAACCGTTATCAATCAAAAATGCAGAAAGTGGGTTTATGGCATACATTAGAAGATGATGCTTACATCCACAGTCACCTGACCTGGCATATGGAGAAAGCAGGAAAGATTGAAGATATCCATAATTTATTAATTGAAGAAACCGAAAACGGAAAAAATGGGTGGTATGAAGCCCTTGAATCCCTCGAATTAAATGCAGTTTTTATTGAAGATCTTATGAAAGCTTGGAATTTATCCGAAAAAAATTCAGAGCACCAAATAGAACAAGGTAATAAAACTTCTTTCATTGGACTGGAACTTCGTTATGCTCTTATATACACTTCAATAAACAGTTTGTCATCTAATATTTCTACAGAACTACTGGTTGCACTTCTTGAAACTAAAAAATGGAATGAAACTAAAGTGTTTATATACGCACAAAAAGAACCTGATTCTTATGAAAGAGTAACTAAATTAATCTCAATTTATCGAATAATAAATGATGAATCTATGAAAGAAGAAGTGATGGACAAAGCCCTTGAAATCACCTCAAGGATTCAATATGATTATGCTAGATCAAATGCCCTTTCTGCTCTTGTCCCTCATTTGGATGGCCAAAGAAAAGAAGAAGTGATAGAAAAAGCCCTTGAAATCGCTTCAAAGATTCAAAATGACTATTACAGATTAAATGCCCTTTCTGTTCTTGTCCCTCATTTGGATGGTCAAAGAAAAGAAGAAGTGATGGACAAAGCCCTTGAAATCACCTCAAGGATTCAAGATGACTATCACAGATCAAATGCCCTTTCTGCTCTTATTCCTCATTTGGATGGTCAAAGAAAAGAAGAAGTGATGGACAAAGCCCTTGAAATCGCCTCAAGGATTCAATTTGATTATGCTAGATCAAATGCCCTTTCTGCTCTTATTCCTCATTTAGATAGCCAAAGAAAAGAAGAAGTGATAGAAAAAGCCCTTGAAATCGCTTCAAAGAGTCAAAATGACTATTACAGATCAAATGCCCTTTTGGCTCTTGTACCTCATTTGGATGGCCAAAGAGAAGAAGTGATAGAAAAAGCCCTTGAAATCGCCTCAAAGATTCAAGATGACTATCACAGATCAAATACCCTTTTTGCTCTTGTCCCTTATTTGGATGGCCAAAGAAAAGAAGAAGTGATAGAAAAAGCCCTTGAAATCACCTCAAGGATTCAAGATAATTATTACAGAGCACGTGCCCTTTCTACTCTTGTTCCTCATTTGGATGGCCAAAGAAAAGAAGAAGTGATAGAAAAAGCCCTTGAAATCGCTTCAAAGATTCAAAATGACTATTACAGATCAAATGTCCTTTCTGCTCTTGTCCCTCATTTGGATGGCCAAAGAAAAGAAGAAGTGATGGACAAAGCCCTTGAAATCACCTCAAGGATTCAAGATGACTATCACAGATCAAATGTCCTTTCTGCTCTTGTCCCTCATTTGGATGGCCAAAGAAAAGAAGAAGTGATGGAAAAAGCCCTTGAAATCACCTCAAGGATTCAAGATGACTATCACAGATCAAATGCCCTTTCTGCTCTTGTCCCTCATTTGGATGGTCAAAGAAAAGAAGAAGTGATGGACAAAGCCCTTGAAATCACTTCAAGGATTCAAGATGACTATCACAGATCAAATGCCCTTTCTGCTCTTGTCCCTCATTTGGATGGCCAAAGAAAAGAAGAAGTGATAGAAAAAGCCCTTGAAATCACCTCAAGGATTCAAGATGACTATTACAGATTAAATGCCCTTTCTGTTCTTGTCCCTCATTTGGATGGTCAAAGAAAAGAAGAAGTGATGGACAAAGCCCTTGAAATCACCTCAAGGATTCAAGATGACTATCACAGATCAAATGCCCTTTCTGCTCTTATTCCTCATTTGGATGTCCAAAGAAAAGAAGAAGTGATAGAAAAAGCCCTTGAAATCGCTTCAAAGATTCAAGATGATACTCTCAGAGCAGATGCCCTTTCTGTTCTTGTCCCTCATTTGGATGTCCAAAGAAAAGAAGAAGTGATAGAAAAAGCCCTTGAAATCGCTTCAAAGATTCAAGATGATATTCTCAGAGCAGATGCCCTTTCTGTTCTTGTCCCTCATTTGGATAGCCAAAGAAAAGAAGAAGCGATGGAAAAAGCCCTTGAAATAGCCTCAAAGATTCAACTTGATTATGTAGGAGTAGATGTACTTTGTTTTGCATTATCCTCCATGAGAAATTCGCCATCGAATAAACTTTATTTTTTGTGGCGAAAAGGAATTAGAATCCTCAGAGAATATCCTCGAAGTAACTTACTTTCTAATATCATCACATTAATTCCAGTTATGAATGATTTAGGTGAAGATGAAACCTTATTTGAAATTTCTCGGGCTATTATAGACGTGTCTAATTGGTTTCCGTAA
- a CDS encoding PHP domain-containing protein yields MKFDLHVHSEYSKDSKSSHDDILKTARKKGLDGIAICDHDNVEGGLACEKRALELGLGLTVIPGVEVSSSKGHILVLGISQNIEPHLSPEETIDRARKLGGTVIIPHPFKRSSHGIGSFEGLDVDAIEVFNSRCLFNRANRKAATEAKRLGIPGVAGSDSHIPEMVGQAYTTINASENTLDAVLEAIREGKVAPAGKNTPTPIILKQMSGSARRKIRKKLFRKA; encoded by the coding sequence ATGAAATTCGATCTGCATGTACATTCCGAGTATTCAAAAGATAGCAAATCAAGCCATGATGACATCCTTAAAACTGCACGTAAAAAAGGGCTTGACGGGATTGCTATCTGTGACCACGACAATGTGGAAGGCGGGCTTGCCTGTGAAAAAAGAGCCCTGGAACTTGGCCTTGGGCTTACGGTCATTCCCGGGGTTGAGGTTAGTTCTTCGAAGGGCCATATCCTTGTTCTCGGAATCAGCCAGAATATCGAGCCTCATCTGAGTCCGGAAGAAACGATAGATAGAGCCAGGAAACTCGGAGGCACGGTTATTATCCCTCATCCCTTCAAGCGCAGTTCTCACGGGATAGGAAGTTTTGAAGGGCTTGACGTTGATGCCATTGAGGTCTTCAATTCCCGCTGCCTTTTTAATAGAGCCAACCGAAAAGCTGCAACCGAGGCAAAGAGGCTTGGAATTCCGGGCGTTGCAGGAAGCGATTCTCATATTCCCGAAATGGTAGGCCAGGCATACACCACGATCAATGCCTCGGAAAATACCCTTGATGCCGTACTGGAAGCAATCAGGGAAGGAAAAGTCGCCCCTGCGGGAAAAAACACGCCTACACCCATCATTCTTAAACAGATGTCAGGCAGCGCCAGGCGAAAAATTCGGAAAAAATTGTTTCGTAAAGCTTAA
- a CDS encoding IS1634 family transposase codes for MKSTLRIKKINGIEYWYEDIPYYDKEKKQIRHKSKYVGRNINGKPVRVRDALNSSDEIVQDETSFVSSKPINAYNYGEFLPLQKIVEELKIEEYLGDLFNEKDRNMILSMALNRVIRPTAMYNLKTWYENSVLSLQWPELPLKSQNISNLLAKVGNSDIPSMFMGKMFRNLGTKRTLMYDLTSLSSYSQLINLLEYGYNRDNCDLPQINLSMIVDKEKGIPVMYDIYPGSIVDVTTLKNTLKKIEAHGMENYTLVMDRGFFSKGNIEELVREKIPFIMPATMALKSVKELMSSVQKDIESPEYLHKFHKKPIFVKPVTLEEKEFKINGYCFYDPKREMEEKSTFYSRLYDMKEKLEETAIPGWRNAAEVFKERAREMASFYSWKKIDDHFKINIKKNAVSQRINRMGKFFLFYYGERDWVECLTYYRERDIVEKGFKVMKNDIQSLPLNTNKDSTTKGFIFVCFIGLIIRMKLLSMMKETKIIEDYTVESLLLELEKIRKVELQNGEVIVTELTRKQKEIMEKLNLCA; via the coding sequence ATGAAGTCCACACTCCGCATCAAGAAAATAAATGGAATTGAGTACTGGTACGAAGATATTCCTTATTACGATAAGGAAAAGAAACAAATTCGCCATAAATCCAAATATGTTGGCAGAAACATAAACGGTAAACCTGTTAGAGTTCGTGACGCATTAAACTCTTCCGATGAAATCGTGCAAGATGAGACTTCTTTCGTTTCCAGCAAACCTATAAATGCTTATAACTATGGTGAGTTCCTTCCATTGCAAAAAATCGTAGAAGAACTCAAAATTGAAGAGTATCTTGGTGATCTGTTCAATGAGAAAGACAGAAACATGATACTTTCAATGGCACTTAATCGTGTAATTCGTCCTACAGCTATGTATAACCTTAAAACCTGGTATGAGAATTCTGTTCTTTCTCTCCAGTGGCCTGAGTTACCCTTGAAAAGTCAAAACATCAGTAATCTACTTGCAAAAGTAGGTAATAGCGACATTCCATCCATGTTTATGGGTAAAATGTTTAGAAATCTTGGGACAAAACGCACATTAATGTACGATCTTACCAGTTTATCGAGCTACTCACAACTAATTAATCTTCTTGAATACGGATACAATAGAGACAATTGCGATCTTCCTCAAATAAATCTCTCCATGATTGTGGATAAGGAAAAAGGAATTCCGGTGATGTATGACATCTATCCTGGAAGTATTGTAGACGTTACAACTCTTAAAAATACTCTAAAAAAGATAGAAGCTCATGGAATGGAAAACTATACACTGGTAATGGATAGAGGCTTTTTCAGCAAGGGAAACATTGAGGAATTAGTAAGGGAAAAGATTCCTTTTATTATGCCAGCTACAATGGCACTTAAAAGTGTCAAAGAGCTTATGAGTTCAGTACAAAAAGACATCGAAAGTCCGGAATATCTTCATAAGTTTCACAAAAAACCAATATTTGTAAAGCCAGTGACTCTTGAGGAAAAGGAATTCAAGATCAATGGATACTGTTTCTATGATCCAAAGAGAGAAATGGAAGAAAAAAGCACATTTTACTCCCGTCTTTATGATATGAAGGAAAAACTGGAAGAAACAGCAATACCAGGATGGAGAAATGCGGCAGAGGTGTTCAAAGAGAGAGCAAGGGAAATGGCAAGTTTCTATTCGTGGAAAAAGATAGATGACCATTTCAAAATCAATATCAAGAAAAATGCAGTATCGCAGAGAATAAACAGAATGGGGAAGTTTTTCCTTTTTTATTATGGAGAACGTGATTGGGTAGAATGTCTCACTTACTACAGAGAAAGAGATATTGTTGAGAAAGGATTCAAAGTAATGAAAAATGATATTCAGTCGCTTCCACTAAACACAAACAAAGATTCAACAACAAAGGGATTCATTTTTGTCTGCTTTATCGGACTAATTATTAGAATGAAGCTACTGAGTATGATGAAGGAAACAAAAATTATTGAGGATTATACAGTAGAGAGTTTACTTTTAGAGCTTGAGAAGATCAGAAAAGTAGAACTGCAAAATGGAGAGGTAATAGTTACAGAACTCACAAGAAAGCAAAAAGAAATTATGGAAAAATTGAATTTATGCGCTTAA
- the endA gene encoding tRNA-intron lyase, with protein sequence MKTQLKGDRVLAGKEAVAELYKNGYFGRPKGEGLELSLVEAAFLLSRGKLEIELEGILLDFRAFFEQASLRQPNFELKYIVYKDLKERGYYVQPSAADFRVYPRGSHPGKSAANIFVHVQSERQLLPVKLLQDSVTSAENVHKQFILAVVDEESDLTFYEVKTAAPEGEMSELYPAVKADATFLEDRVIAWDAQASETLYKRGFYGKMLDSERLQLSLVESLYLFSRGVITVRDRKGKVFSFDEFVEKASEIESSFLRKYSAYKNLRDSGHVVKTGFKFGTNFRVYRKVESIEKIPHSEYLVNSIPADFEFRLPVMSGAVRLANSVRKTMLFAVEKGEEIEYLDISRTKM encoded by the coding sequence TTGAAAACACAACTTAAAGGAGACCGGGTCCTTGCCGGAAAGGAAGCGGTAGCCGAACTTTATAAAAATGGTTACTTCGGGCGTCCTAAAGGCGAGGGGCTTGAACTCTCTCTTGTAGAAGCTGCTTTTCTCCTGTCCAGAGGAAAGCTCGAAATCGAACTCGAAGGCATACTGCTAGATTTCAGAGCCTTTTTCGAACAGGCTTCTTTGAGGCAGCCGAATTTTGAGCTGAAATACATAGTTTATAAGGACCTTAAAGAAAGGGGATATTATGTCCAGCCATCAGCTGCGGATTTCCGGGTGTATCCCAGAGGCAGCCACCCAGGAAAAAGTGCGGCAAACATTTTTGTTCATGTCCAGTCTGAAAGGCAGCTCCTTCCCGTAAAACTTCTTCAGGACTCAGTTACCTCGGCAGAGAACGTGCATAAGCAGTTTATCCTTGCTGTGGTGGATGAAGAAAGTGACCTTACTTTCTATGAGGTTAAAACCGCAGCTCCTGAAGGAGAAATGTCTGAGCTATATCCTGCTGTCAAAGCCGATGCCACTTTCCTGGAAGACAGGGTAATAGCCTGGGATGCTCAGGCTTCGGAAACTCTCTATAAAAGGGGTTTTTACGGGAAAATGCTGGACTCCGAAAGGCTTCAGCTTTCCCTTGTAGAATCCCTTTACCTCTTTTCAAGAGGCGTAATAACGGTTCGGGACAGGAAAGGTAAAGTGTTTTCGTTTGACGAGTTTGTCGAGAAAGCCTCGGAGATTGAGAGCTCTTTCCTGAGAAAGTACAGCGCATATAAAAATCTCAGGGATTCGGGACATGTGGTTAAAACCGGTTTTAAATTCGGGACGAATTTCAGGGTATACCGAAAGGTTGAGTCAATAGAAAAAATTCCGCACTCGGAATATCTTGTAAATTCCATTCCTGCGGATTTTGAATTCAGGCTTCCGGTTATGTCCGGAGCTGTCAGGCTCGCAAACAGCGTCAGGAAAACAATGCTTTTTGCGGTTGAGAAAGGAGAAGAAATCGAATACCTTGACATCAGCCGGACAAAGATGTAA